GGAATGGAGGAAACTCAATACGCTCGAGTCGTTCGCGCGTCACCTGTACGATGGGCAACTCCTTGTGCGAGTCCGAGTTGGTATCGCCATGGCCGGGAAAGTGTTTCCCGCAAGCCACGACATGATTGTCCTGGAGGCCGCCCACGGTCGCCAACCCCAATTCAGACACGACATCAGGACTTGTGCCGAATGCTCGATCGCCGATCACCGGATTGGCGGGGTTGCTGTTCACATCCAGCACCGGGGACATATTCATGTTGATGCCGACGGCCTTGAGCTCCTTCGCGGTCGTTGCTGCTGCAGCGTAGGCCAATTCGGAGGAACGGCAGCGCCCGAGGACTTCGCACGGGGGGAAGATCGTAAAGTCTTTCGGCAACCGTGAGACACGTCCGCCTTCCTGATCGACAGAGATAAGAAGAGGGGAGTGCGGACTGCAGCGTTGAAGATCGTTTGTCAACGCGACGATCTGCGCGAGCGATTCGAGATTTCTCGAAAACAGGATGACGCCCCCGGGCTTATATTCCCTGATGAAGGAGGTGAGTTCAGGTGAGACGGCGTTGCCGTCGAACCCTATCATGAAGAGCTGGCCGATCTGGTCGTAAGCCATCGTCGAGCGGTCTTTCTCTCGTCTTACAGTGAGCGATCGATGAGGAACTGGATCAACAGTCTGGTCCCGATGCCGGTCGGGCCTTTGGGAATGTAGGCCCGCTCCCTTTCGCTCCAATCGGTGCTGGCGATGTCGAGATGCACCCAAGGGGCGTCGCCGACGAACTTGCTCAAGAAGAGTGCAGCCGTGATCATGCCGCCCCCGCGTCCCCCGATGTTGCGCATATCGGCCACATCGCTCCGCAGTTGCTCAAAATATTCTTCCCACAACGGCATCTCCCATACCCGCTCGCCCGCTCGAAGGCCGGCCTTGCGAATCGCTTCTTTCAACGTTGCATCGGTCCCGAACATTCCGATCGCGAACTGGCCCAGGGCGACGACGCAAGCTCCCGTCAGTGTAGCGATGTCGATGAGTGCAGCCGGCTTGAATCGAGTGGCGTAGGCGAGACCGTCGGACAGGATCAGGCGGCCCTCGGCGTCTGTGTTCTGCACCTCCACGGTTTTTCCCGATAGGGTCTTGACCACGTCGCCGGGTCGCATCGCCCGGCCTCCCGGCATATTCTCCGCCGCCGGGAGGATGCTGATGAGATTAAGAGGTAACTTCAGACGAGCCGCGGCCCGCATCGCCGCTAGCACCTCTGCTCCACCGGTCATGTCGGCCTTCATCTGTTCCATATTCTCCGCCGGCTTGAGCGAGATCCCACCCGTGTCGAAGGTGATCGTCTTACCGACGAGCACCACCGGGCGGTCGTCTCTTTTCTTGGCTCCTTGGTACTGGAGAATAATGAACTTCGGCGGTTGGTGGCTGCCTTTCGCCACTCCCAGCAAGGCAC
This region of Nitrospira sp. genomic DNA includes:
- a CDS encoding leucyl aminopeptidase; amino-acid sequence: MMSVAAKQGRVDTETTDALVLLLCEGEGLPKEDGVILDRALGGALRELLQSKEFDGKAGEVVVFHTQRRIQAKRVILVGLGKKPELGLDQIRQAMGYAVKRVRQAKCGTFMVALPSVVPHGPSPIDVAQTMTEGALLGSYQFTIYRSDTPTGREVAAMTILAPQKDHLRQLSEGIRRGVATAEATIFVRDLCNHPSNVMTPTRIASEAKTVAKEAGVNLKVLEQREMEKLGMGALLGVAKGSHQPPKFIILQYQGAKKRDDRPVVLVGKTITFDTGGISLKPAENMEQMKADMTGGAEVLAAMRAAARLKLPLNLISILPAAENMPGGRAMRPGDVVKTLSGKTVEVQNTDAEGRLILSDGLAYATRFKPAALIDIATLTGACVVALGQFAIGMFGTDATLKEAIRKAGLRAGERVWEMPLWEEYFEQLRSDVADMRNIGGRGGGMITAALFLSKFVGDAPWVHLDIASTDWSERERAYIPKGPTGIGTRLLIQFLIDRSL
- the nagZ gene encoding beta-N-acetylhexosaminidase, which translates into the protein MAYDQIGQLFMIGFDGNAVSPELTSFIREYKPGGVILFSRNLESLAQIVALTNDLQRCSPHSPLLISVDQEGGRVSRLPKDFTIFPPCEVLGRCRSSELAYAAAATTAKELKAVGINMNMSPVLDVNSNPANPVIGDRAFGTSPDVVSELGLATVGGLQDNHVVACGKHFPGHGDTNSDSHKELPIVQVTRERLERIEFPPFRRAIAHGVATMMTAHVVYHALDENRPATLSPTIIGRFLREELRYDGVVLTDDLEMHAIIDHYGIGDATIQAIQAGCDMPLICKDRNRVVAALNAADKAVADGDISAGRLAQSLARIRRLKERFLLPYRPVMISDAKLVVGCRSHKALLRTIDQTRQRFAKADV